The Chaetodon trifascialis isolate fChaTrf1 chromosome 17, fChaTrf1.hap1, whole genome shotgun sequence genome has a segment encoding these proteins:
- the chd4a gene encoding chromodomain-helicase-DNA-binding protein 4a isoform X2, with translation MSGSEDDRDDYGAPDDRLMHDDEEEEISETETPKVKKKKKAKKSRESKGSKRRSRREELPISSPEPMDMGGAEEPEDGVPAQRSDSEGSDYTPGRKKKKRGSSGKEKKRSSAGVERSASKKKDPEPEEDEDEDDDDDLEPKSSAQLLDDWGMEDIDHVFTEEDYRSLTNYKAFSQFVRPLIAAKNPKIAVSKMMMVLGAKWREFSTNNPLRGAAAANAALATANVPAAVDNMVAEVAPAAAAPPAPAEPQQPPPPPLRKAKTKEGKGPNARKKSKSTPKPQEKKNNAKTKKVAPLKIKLGGFNSKRKRSSSEEDEPDVDSDFEDGSMNSVSVSEGSNSRSSRSKKKPSKSKPKKKKAEDGDGYETDHQDYCEVCQQGGEIILCDTCPRAYHMVCLDPDMEKAPEGTWSCPHCEKEGIQWEAREEGSDADEDNGEAGEMEEDDHHMEFCRVCKDGGELLCCDSCPSSYHIHCLNPPLPEIPNGEWICPRCTCPPMKGKVQKILTWRWGDPPAPTPVPRPPDLPADAPDPAPLAGRPEREFFAKWSNMSYWHCSWVTELQLELHCQVMFRNYQRKNDMDEPPPIDFGEGEEDKSVKRKNKDPMYAQLEEKYLRFGIKMEWLMIHRILNHSVDRKNNVHYLIKWRELPYDQATWEAEDMDVPDFDTYKVQYWNHRELMMGEEGKPGKKIKLKGRVKRPDRPPENPVVDPTIKFERQPEYLDSTGGTLHPYQLEGLNWLRFSWAQGTDTILADEMGLGKTVQTAVFLYSLYKEGHSKGPFLVSAPLSTIINWEREFEMWAPDMYVVTYVGDKDSRAVIRENEFSFEDNAIRGGKKASRMKKDSSIKFHVLLTSYELITIDMAILGSIDWACLVVDEAHRLKNNQSKFFRVLNNYPLQHKLLLTGTPLQNNLEELFHLLNFLTPERFSKLEIFLEEFADIAKEDQIKKLHDMLGPHMLRRLKADVFKHMPSKTELIVRVELSPMQKKYYKFILTKNFEALNTKGGGNQVSLLNVVMDLKKCCNHPYLFPAAAIEAPKMPNGMYDGSALTKAAGKLLLLQKMMRKLKEGGHRVLVFSQMTKMLDLLEDFLENEGYKYERIDGGITGGMRQEAIDRFNAPGAQQFAFLLSTRAGGLGINLATADTVIIYDSDWNPHNDIQAFSRAHRIGQNKKVMIYRFVTKASVEERITQVAKKKMMLTHLVVRPGLGSKTGSMSKQELDDILKFGTEELFKDEGEGENKEEDSSVIHYDDKAIDRLLDRNQDATDDTELQSMNEYLSSFKVAQYVVKDEEEEEEEVQREIIKQEESVDPDYWEKLLRHHYEQQQEDLARNLGKGKRIRKQVNYNDGSQEDRADWQDDQSDGQSDYSVASEEGDEDFDERTEANSRRPNRKGLRNDKDKPLPPLLARVGGNIEVLGFNSRQRKAFLNAVMRYGMPPQDAFTTQWLVRDLRGKSEKEFKAYVSLFMRHLCEPGADGAETFADGVPREGLSRQHVLTRIGVMSLIRKKVQEFEHVNGQWSMPWMAELEESKKAAQPESPGKTPSTGTPADTQPNTPAPVDDSSSKNDEAEKEVKKEKEAEAEKNGKEPAKASDEVIAIPDDDEKSPAAEQESKKNGEEPMETDKPSNGEAEGVKEKEAEKEKEGESEKKSPEGGEETKSPSEAKTEASEVKPEDPEVKAEEKTEKMDTTPPADEKKAPAADLKEDKEAAKPEEATKLQNGDSNKESGASAATAAPAAATGAASEEKKKAKTRFMFNIADGGFTELHSLWQNEERAATVTKKTNEIWHRRHDYWLLAGIIQHGYARWQDIQNDVKFAILNEPFKGEMNRGNFLEIKNKFLARRFKLLEQALVIEEQLRRAAYLNMSEDPSHPSMALNTRFSEVECLAESHQHLSKESMSGNKPANAVLHKVLKQLEELLSDMKADVTRLPATIARIPPVAVRLQMSERNILSRLASRGPETQTQAQTQQMSQQ, from the exons GAGCCGAAGTCGTCAGCCCAGCTGCTCGACGACTGGGGCATGGAGGACATCGACCACGTCTTCACTGAGGAAGACTATCGCTCCCTGACCAACTACAAGGCCTTCAGCCAATTTGTCAG GCCCCTCATCGCAGCCAAGAACCCCAAGATCGCCGTGTCCAAGATGATGATGGTTCTGGGCGCCAAGTGGCGCGAGTTCAGCACCAACAACCCTCTGAGAGGAGCCGCTGCTGCCAACGCCGCCCTGGCCACCGCCAACGTACCGGCTGCCGTCGACAACATGGTGGCGGAGGTCGCCCCTGCTGCTGCGGCGCCGCCGGCCCCAGCGGAGCCTCAGCAGCCCCCGCCGCCGCCTCTGCGCAAGGCTAAGACAAAGGAAGGCAAAG GTCCCAACGCCCGCAAGAAGTCAAAGTCTACACCGAAAccacaggagaagaagaataaTGCCAAGACCAAGAAAGTGGCCCCTCTGAAAATCAAACTGGGAGGCTTCAACAGCAAGCGGAAACGCTCGTCG AGCGAGGAGGACGAGCCCGACGTGGACAGCGATTTCGAGGATGGCAGCATGAACAGCGTCTCCGTCTCAGAGGGATCCAACAGCCGCAGCAGCCGCAGCAAAAAGAAGCCGTCCAAGAGCAAacccaagaagaagaaag CAGAGGACGGGGACGGCTACGAGACGGACCACCAGGACTACTGCGAGGTGTGCCAGCAGGGCGGAGAGATCATCCTGTGTGACACCTGTCCCAGAGCGTACCACATGGTCTGCCTGGACCCCGACATGGAGAAGGCCCCCGAAGGCACCTGGAGCTGCCCGCACTGT GAGAAGGAGGGCATCCAGTGGGAGGCCCGGGAGGAGGGCTCAGACGCCGACGAAGACAACGGCGAGgctggagagatggaggaggacgACCACCAcatggagttctgcagggtgTGCAAAGACGGAGGAGAGCTCCTCTGCTGCGACTCGTGCCCCTCGTCCTACCACATCCACTGCCTCAACCCGCCGCTCCCAGAGATCCCCAACGGGGAGTGGATCTGCCCCCGCTGCACG TGTCCACCCATGAAGGGGAAGGTCCAGAAGATCCTGACGTGGCGGTGGGGGGACCCTCCTGCCCCCACGCCGGTCCCCCGCCCTCCAGACCTTCCGGCCGACGCCCCCGACCCCGCCCCGCTGGCAGGGCGGCCGGAGAGGGAGTTCTTCGCCAAGTGGTCCAACATGTCGTACTGGCACTGCTCCTGGgtcactgagctgcag CTTGAGCTCCACTGCCAGGTGATGTTCAGAAACTACCAGAGGAAGAACGACATGGACGAGCCGCCCCCCATCGACTTCggcgagggagaggaggacaagagcgtgaagaggaagaacaaggaCCCCATGTAcgcacagctggaggagaagtaCCTGCGCTTTGGCATCAAGATGGAGTGGCTGATGATCCACCGCATCCTCAACCACAG cGTGGACAGGAAGAATAACGTCCACTACCTGATCAAGTGGAGAGAGCTGCCGTACGACCAGGCGACCTGGGAGGCCGAGGACATGGACGTCCCTGACTTTGACACCTACAAGGTGCAGTACTGGAACCACAG ggagctgatgatgggagaggaggggaaaccCGGGAAGAAGATCAAGTTGAAAGGAAGAGTGAAGCGGCCTGACAGACCTCCGGAGAACCCCGTGGTCGAC CCGACCATAAAGTTCGAGCGTCAGCCGGAGTACCTGGACAGCACGGGGGGGACGCTGCACCCCTACCAGCTGGAGGGGCTCAACTGGCTGCGCTTCTCCTGGGCTCAGGGCACCGACACCATCCTGGCTGACGAGATGGGTTTGGGCAAGACGGTCCAGACCGCCGTCTTCCTGTACTCGCTCTATAAGGAG GGCCACTCTAAGGGGCCGTTCCTGGTCAGCGCCCCACTGTCCACCATCATCAACTGGGAGAGAGAGTTTGAGATGTGGGCCCCCGACATGTACGTGGTGACGTACGtgggagacaaagacagcagagccGTCATCAGGGAGAACGAGTTCTCCTTCGAGGACAACGCCATCCGCGGAGGGAAGAAGGCGTCCAGGATGAAG AAAGACTCGTCGATCAAGTTCCACGTCCTGCTCACCTCCTACGAGCTGATCACCATCGACATGGCCATCCTGGGCTCCATAGACTGGGCCTGCCTGGTGGTGGACGAGGCccacagactgaaaaacaaccagtCCAAG tttttccGGGTGCTGAACAACTACcctctgcagcacaaactgctgctgactggaacTCCTCTGCAGAACAACCTGGAGGAGCTTTTTCACCTGCTCAACTTCCTCACACCTGAGAGGTTCAG TAAACTGGAGATCTTCCTGGAGGAGTTCGCCGACATCGCGAAGGAGGACCAGATCAAGAAGCTGCACGACATGCTGGGTCCGCACATGCTCAGGAGGCTGAAGGCTGACGTCTTCAAACACATGCCCTCCAAGACCGAGCTCATCGTCAGAGTGGAGCTCAGCCCCATGCAGAA GAAGTACTACAAATTTATCCTGACGAAAAACTTTGAGGCTCTGAACACCAAAGGAGGAGGAAACCAGGTGTCTCTGCTCAACGTCGTCATGGACCTCAAGAAATGCTGCAACCACCCCTACCTCTTCCCCGCGGCTGCCATT GAAGCTCCAAAGATGCCCAATGGGATGTATGATGGCAGCGCTCTCACAAAGGCTGCTGGGAAACTGCTGTTACTGCAGAAGATGATGAggaagctgaaggagggaggacacCGAGTGCTCGTCTTCTCTCAG atgaCCAAGATGTTGGACTTGCTCGAGGACTTCCTGGAGAACGAGGGTTACAAGTACGAGAGGATCGACGGAGGGATCACCGGAGGGATGAGGCAGGAAGCCATCGATCGCTTCAACG CTCCTGGCGCTCAGCAGTTTGCCTTCCTGCTGTCGACGAGGGCTGGAGGTCTGGGCATCAACCTGGCCACCGCCGACACCGTCATCATCTACGACTCTGACTGGAACCCCCACAACGACATCCAG GCCTTCAGCAGAGCTCATCGTATCGGTCAGAACAAGAAGGTGATGATCTACCGCTTCGTCACCAAGGcctctgtggaggagaggattACTCAG gTTGCTAAGAAAAAGATGATGCTGACTCATCTGGTGGTCCGACCTGGTCTCGGATCCAAGACGGGCTCCATGTCCAAGCAGGAGCTGGACGACATCCTCAAGTTTGGAACGGAGGAGCTCTTCAAGGACGAGGGAGAAG GTGAGaacaaggaggaggacagcagcgTCATTCACTACGACGACAAGGCCATCGACCGTCTGCTGGACAGGAACCAGGACGCCACCGATGACACGGAGCTGCAGAGCATGAACGAGTACCTGAGCTCCTTCAAGGTGGCTCAGTATGTGGTcaaagacgaggaggaggag gaggaggaggtgcagcggGAGATCATCAAGCAGGAGGAGAGCGTGGATCCAGACTACTGGGAGAAGCTGCTGCGTCACCATtacgagcagcagcaggaggatcTGGCTCGCAACCTGGGCAAAGGCAAACGCATCCGCAAGCAGGTCAACTACAACGACGGCTCtcaggaggacagag CCGATTGGCAGGACGACCAGTCTGACGGCCAATCAGATTACTCCGTGGCGTCTGAGGAGGGAGACGAGGACTTTGACGAGCGAACAGAAG ccaaCTCCCGCAGGCCGAACAGGAAGGGCCTGAGGAACGACAAAGACAAACCGCTGCCCCCCCTGCTGGCCAGGGTGGGAGGCAACATCGAG GTGTTGGGTTTCAACTCTCGGCAGAGGAAGGCCTTCCTGAACGCAGTGATGCGTTATGGGATGCCTCCCCAGGATGCCTTCACCACCCAGTGGCTGGTCCGAGACCTGCGAGGGAAGTCTGAGAAAGAGTTCAA ggCCTACGTCTCCCTGTTCATGCGTCACCTCTGCGAGCCCGGCGCCGACGGGGCCGAGACCTTCGCAGACGGCGTCCCCAGAGAAGGGTTGTCGCGGCAACACGTCCTCACCCGCATCGGCGTCATGTCGCTCATTCGCAAGAAG GTTCAGGAGTTCGAGCACGTGAATGGTCAGTGGTCGATGCCCTGGATGGCCGAGCTGGAGGAGAGCAAAAAGGCAGCTCAGCCAGAGTCCCCCGGAAAAACCCCGTCCACTGGCACCCCCGCCGACACGCAGCCCAACACACCTGCCCCAG tcgACGACTCTTCGTCAAAGAATGACGAGGcagagaaggaggtgaagaaggagaaggaggccGAGGCGGAGAAGAACGGCAAAGAGCCGGCAAAGGCCAGCGACGAG GTGATCGCCATCCCGGACGACGACGAGAAGAGTCCGGCGGCGGAGCAGGAGAGCAAGAAGAACGGCGAGGAGCCGATGGAGACGGACAAGCCGAGCAACGGCGAGGCGGAGGGCGTGAAAGAGAAGGAGgcggagaaagagaaggagggagagagcgagaagaAGAGtccagagggaggagaggagaccaAGTCGCCTTCAGAGGCCAAGACAGAGGCTTCAGAGGTCAAACCTGAGGACCCCGAGGTCAAAG cagaagaaaagacagaaaagatggaCACCACTCCTcctgcagatgaaaagaaag CTCCTGCTGCAGATCTGAAGGAGGATAAGGAGGCGGCGAAGCCGGAGGAGGCGACCAAACTGCAGAACGGAGACAGCAACAAGGAGAGCGGAGCCTCAGCCGCCACCGCTGCCCCCGCCGCCGCCACCGGAGCAGCCAgcgaggagaagaagaaggccaAGACCAGATTCATGTTCAACATCGCTGATGGAGGATTCACAg AGCTTCACTCTCTGTGGCAGAACGAGGAGCGCGCCGCCACCGTTACGAAGAAAACCAACGAGATCTGGCACCGGCGTCATGACTactggctgctggctggcaTCATCCA ACACGGCTACGCCCGCTGGCAGGACATCCAGAACGACGTGAAGTTCGCCATCCTCAATGAGCCTTTTAAGGGAGAGATGAACCGAGGCAACTTCCTGGAGATCAAGAACAAGTTTCTCGCCAGGAGGTTCAAG CTGTTGGAGCAGGCGCTGGTGATCGAGGAGCAGCTGCGTCGCGCCGCCTACCTCAACATGTCAGAGgacccctcccacccctccATGGCACTCAACACCCGCTTCAGCGAGGTGGAGTGTCTGGCCGAGTCCCACCAGCACCTCAGCAAGGAGTCCATGTCCGGGAACAAACCGGCCAACGCCGTCCTGCACAAAG tgctgaagcagctggaggagctgctgagtgACATGAAGGCGGATGTCACCCGCCTCCCGGCAACTATCGCCCGGATACCACCGGTTGCCGTGCGACTGCAGATGTCAGAGAGGAACATCTTGAGCCGGCTGGCGAGCCGAggaccagagacacagacacaggcacagacacaaCAG ATGTCGCAGCAGTAG
- the chd4a gene encoding chromodomain-helicase-DNA-binding protein 4a isoform X1, with amino-acid sequence MSGSEDDRDDYGAPDDRLMHDDEEEEISETETPKVKKKKKAKKSRESKGSKRRSRREELPISSPEPMDMGGAEEPEDGVPAQRSDSEGSDYTPGRKKKKRGSSGKEKKRSSAGVERSASKKKDPEPEEDEDEDDDDDLEPKSSAQLLDDWGMEDIDHVFTEEDYRSLTNYKAFSQFVRPLIAAKNPKIAVSKMMMVLGAKWREFSTNNPLRGAAAANAALATANVPAAVDNMVAEVAPAAAAPPAPAEPQQPPPPPLRKAKTKEGKGPNARKKSKSTPKPQEKKNNAKTKKVAPLKIKLGGFNSKRKRSSSEEDEPDVDSDFEDGSMNSVSVSEGSNSRSSRSKKKPSKSKPKKKKEAEDGDGYETDHQDYCEVCQQGGEIILCDTCPRAYHMVCLDPDMEKAPEGTWSCPHCEKEGIQWEAREEGSDADEDNGEAGEMEEDDHHMEFCRVCKDGGELLCCDSCPSSYHIHCLNPPLPEIPNGEWICPRCTCPPMKGKVQKILTWRWGDPPAPTPVPRPPDLPADAPDPAPLAGRPEREFFAKWSNMSYWHCSWVTELQLELHCQVMFRNYQRKNDMDEPPPIDFGEGEEDKSVKRKNKDPMYAQLEEKYLRFGIKMEWLMIHRILNHSVDRKNNVHYLIKWRELPYDQATWEAEDMDVPDFDTYKVQYWNHRELMMGEEGKPGKKIKLKGRVKRPDRPPENPVVDPTIKFERQPEYLDSTGGTLHPYQLEGLNWLRFSWAQGTDTILADEMGLGKTVQTAVFLYSLYKEGHSKGPFLVSAPLSTIINWEREFEMWAPDMYVVTYVGDKDSRAVIRENEFSFEDNAIRGGKKASRMKKDSSIKFHVLLTSYELITIDMAILGSIDWACLVVDEAHRLKNNQSKFFRVLNNYPLQHKLLLTGTPLQNNLEELFHLLNFLTPERFSKLEIFLEEFADIAKEDQIKKLHDMLGPHMLRRLKADVFKHMPSKTELIVRVELSPMQKKYYKFILTKNFEALNTKGGGNQVSLLNVVMDLKKCCNHPYLFPAAAIEAPKMPNGMYDGSALTKAAGKLLLLQKMMRKLKEGGHRVLVFSQMTKMLDLLEDFLENEGYKYERIDGGITGGMRQEAIDRFNAPGAQQFAFLLSTRAGGLGINLATADTVIIYDSDWNPHNDIQAFSRAHRIGQNKKVMIYRFVTKASVEERITQVAKKKMMLTHLVVRPGLGSKTGSMSKQELDDILKFGTEELFKDEGEGENKEEDSSVIHYDDKAIDRLLDRNQDATDDTELQSMNEYLSSFKVAQYVVKDEEEEEEEVQREIIKQEESVDPDYWEKLLRHHYEQQQEDLARNLGKGKRIRKQVNYNDGSQEDRADWQDDQSDGQSDYSVASEEGDEDFDERTEANSRRPNRKGLRNDKDKPLPPLLARVGGNIEVLGFNSRQRKAFLNAVMRYGMPPQDAFTTQWLVRDLRGKSEKEFKAYVSLFMRHLCEPGADGAETFADGVPREGLSRQHVLTRIGVMSLIRKKVQEFEHVNGQWSMPWMAELEESKKAAQPESPGKTPSTGTPADTQPNTPAPVDDSSSKNDEAEKEVKKEKEAEAEKNGKEPAKASDEVIAIPDDDEKSPAAEQESKKNGEEPMETDKPSNGEAEGVKEKEAEKEKEGESEKKSPEGGEETKSPSEAKTEASEVKPEDPEVKAEEKTEKMDTTPPADEKKAPAADLKEDKEAAKPEEATKLQNGDSNKESGASAATAAPAAATGAASEEKKKAKTRFMFNIADGGFTELHSLWQNEERAATVTKKTNEIWHRRHDYWLLAGIIQHGYARWQDIQNDVKFAILNEPFKGEMNRGNFLEIKNKFLARRFKLLEQALVIEEQLRRAAYLNMSEDPSHPSMALNTRFSEVECLAESHQHLSKESMSGNKPANAVLHKVLKQLEELLSDMKADVTRLPATIARIPPVAVRLQMSERNILSRLASRGPETQTQAQTQQMSQQ; translated from the exons GAGCCGAAGTCGTCAGCCCAGCTGCTCGACGACTGGGGCATGGAGGACATCGACCACGTCTTCACTGAGGAAGACTATCGCTCCCTGACCAACTACAAGGCCTTCAGCCAATTTGTCAG GCCCCTCATCGCAGCCAAGAACCCCAAGATCGCCGTGTCCAAGATGATGATGGTTCTGGGCGCCAAGTGGCGCGAGTTCAGCACCAACAACCCTCTGAGAGGAGCCGCTGCTGCCAACGCCGCCCTGGCCACCGCCAACGTACCGGCTGCCGTCGACAACATGGTGGCGGAGGTCGCCCCTGCTGCTGCGGCGCCGCCGGCCCCAGCGGAGCCTCAGCAGCCCCCGCCGCCGCCTCTGCGCAAGGCTAAGACAAAGGAAGGCAAAG GTCCCAACGCCCGCAAGAAGTCAAAGTCTACACCGAAAccacaggagaagaagaataaTGCCAAGACCAAGAAAGTGGCCCCTCTGAAAATCAAACTGGGAGGCTTCAACAGCAAGCGGAAACGCTCGTCG AGCGAGGAGGACGAGCCCGACGTGGACAGCGATTTCGAGGATGGCAGCATGAACAGCGTCTCCGTCTCAGAGGGATCCAACAGCCGCAGCAGCCGCAGCAAAAAGAAGCCGTCCAAGAGCAAacccaagaagaagaaag AAGCAGAGGACGGGGACGGCTACGAGACGGACCACCAGGACTACTGCGAGGTGTGCCAGCAGGGCGGAGAGATCATCCTGTGTGACACCTGTCCCAGAGCGTACCACATGGTCTGCCTGGACCCCGACATGGAGAAGGCCCCCGAAGGCACCTGGAGCTGCCCGCACTGT GAGAAGGAGGGCATCCAGTGGGAGGCCCGGGAGGAGGGCTCAGACGCCGACGAAGACAACGGCGAGgctggagagatggaggaggacgACCACCAcatggagttctgcagggtgTGCAAAGACGGAGGAGAGCTCCTCTGCTGCGACTCGTGCCCCTCGTCCTACCACATCCACTGCCTCAACCCGCCGCTCCCAGAGATCCCCAACGGGGAGTGGATCTGCCCCCGCTGCACG TGTCCACCCATGAAGGGGAAGGTCCAGAAGATCCTGACGTGGCGGTGGGGGGACCCTCCTGCCCCCACGCCGGTCCCCCGCCCTCCAGACCTTCCGGCCGACGCCCCCGACCCCGCCCCGCTGGCAGGGCGGCCGGAGAGGGAGTTCTTCGCCAAGTGGTCCAACATGTCGTACTGGCACTGCTCCTGGgtcactgagctgcag CTTGAGCTCCACTGCCAGGTGATGTTCAGAAACTACCAGAGGAAGAACGACATGGACGAGCCGCCCCCCATCGACTTCggcgagggagaggaggacaagagcgtgaagaggaagaacaaggaCCCCATGTAcgcacagctggaggagaagtaCCTGCGCTTTGGCATCAAGATGGAGTGGCTGATGATCCACCGCATCCTCAACCACAG cGTGGACAGGAAGAATAACGTCCACTACCTGATCAAGTGGAGAGAGCTGCCGTACGACCAGGCGACCTGGGAGGCCGAGGACATGGACGTCCCTGACTTTGACACCTACAAGGTGCAGTACTGGAACCACAG ggagctgatgatgggagaggaggggaaaccCGGGAAGAAGATCAAGTTGAAAGGAAGAGTGAAGCGGCCTGACAGACCTCCGGAGAACCCCGTGGTCGAC CCGACCATAAAGTTCGAGCGTCAGCCGGAGTACCTGGACAGCACGGGGGGGACGCTGCACCCCTACCAGCTGGAGGGGCTCAACTGGCTGCGCTTCTCCTGGGCTCAGGGCACCGACACCATCCTGGCTGACGAGATGGGTTTGGGCAAGACGGTCCAGACCGCCGTCTTCCTGTACTCGCTCTATAAGGAG GGCCACTCTAAGGGGCCGTTCCTGGTCAGCGCCCCACTGTCCACCATCATCAACTGGGAGAGAGAGTTTGAGATGTGGGCCCCCGACATGTACGTGGTGACGTACGtgggagacaaagacagcagagccGTCATCAGGGAGAACGAGTTCTCCTTCGAGGACAACGCCATCCGCGGAGGGAAGAAGGCGTCCAGGATGAAG AAAGACTCGTCGATCAAGTTCCACGTCCTGCTCACCTCCTACGAGCTGATCACCATCGACATGGCCATCCTGGGCTCCATAGACTGGGCCTGCCTGGTGGTGGACGAGGCccacagactgaaaaacaaccagtCCAAG tttttccGGGTGCTGAACAACTACcctctgcagcacaaactgctgctgactggaacTCCTCTGCAGAACAACCTGGAGGAGCTTTTTCACCTGCTCAACTTCCTCACACCTGAGAGGTTCAG TAAACTGGAGATCTTCCTGGAGGAGTTCGCCGACATCGCGAAGGAGGACCAGATCAAGAAGCTGCACGACATGCTGGGTCCGCACATGCTCAGGAGGCTGAAGGCTGACGTCTTCAAACACATGCCCTCCAAGACCGAGCTCATCGTCAGAGTGGAGCTCAGCCCCATGCAGAA GAAGTACTACAAATTTATCCTGACGAAAAACTTTGAGGCTCTGAACACCAAAGGAGGAGGAAACCAGGTGTCTCTGCTCAACGTCGTCATGGACCTCAAGAAATGCTGCAACCACCCCTACCTCTTCCCCGCGGCTGCCATT GAAGCTCCAAAGATGCCCAATGGGATGTATGATGGCAGCGCTCTCACAAAGGCTGCTGGGAAACTGCTGTTACTGCAGAAGATGATGAggaagctgaaggagggaggacacCGAGTGCTCGTCTTCTCTCAG atgaCCAAGATGTTGGACTTGCTCGAGGACTTCCTGGAGAACGAGGGTTACAAGTACGAGAGGATCGACGGAGGGATCACCGGAGGGATGAGGCAGGAAGCCATCGATCGCTTCAACG CTCCTGGCGCTCAGCAGTTTGCCTTCCTGCTGTCGACGAGGGCTGGAGGTCTGGGCATCAACCTGGCCACCGCCGACACCGTCATCATCTACGACTCTGACTGGAACCCCCACAACGACATCCAG GCCTTCAGCAGAGCTCATCGTATCGGTCAGAACAAGAAGGTGATGATCTACCGCTTCGTCACCAAGGcctctgtggaggagaggattACTCAG gTTGCTAAGAAAAAGATGATGCTGACTCATCTGGTGGTCCGACCTGGTCTCGGATCCAAGACGGGCTCCATGTCCAAGCAGGAGCTGGACGACATCCTCAAGTTTGGAACGGAGGAGCTCTTCAAGGACGAGGGAGAAG GTGAGaacaaggaggaggacagcagcgTCATTCACTACGACGACAAGGCCATCGACCGTCTGCTGGACAGGAACCAGGACGCCACCGATGACACGGAGCTGCAGAGCATGAACGAGTACCTGAGCTCCTTCAAGGTGGCTCAGTATGTGGTcaaagacgaggaggaggag gaggaggaggtgcagcggGAGATCATCAAGCAGGAGGAGAGCGTGGATCCAGACTACTGGGAGAAGCTGCTGCGTCACCATtacgagcagcagcaggaggatcTGGCTCGCAACCTGGGCAAAGGCAAACGCATCCGCAAGCAGGTCAACTACAACGACGGCTCtcaggaggacagag CCGATTGGCAGGACGACCAGTCTGACGGCCAATCAGATTACTCCGTGGCGTCTGAGGAGGGAGACGAGGACTTTGACGAGCGAACAGAAG ccaaCTCCCGCAGGCCGAACAGGAAGGGCCTGAGGAACGACAAAGACAAACCGCTGCCCCCCCTGCTGGCCAGGGTGGGAGGCAACATCGAG GTGTTGGGTTTCAACTCTCGGCAGAGGAAGGCCTTCCTGAACGCAGTGATGCGTTATGGGATGCCTCCCCAGGATGCCTTCACCACCCAGTGGCTGGTCCGAGACCTGCGAGGGAAGTCTGAGAAAGAGTTCAA ggCCTACGTCTCCCTGTTCATGCGTCACCTCTGCGAGCCCGGCGCCGACGGGGCCGAGACCTTCGCAGACGGCGTCCCCAGAGAAGGGTTGTCGCGGCAACACGTCCTCACCCGCATCGGCGTCATGTCGCTCATTCGCAAGAAG GTTCAGGAGTTCGAGCACGTGAATGGTCAGTGGTCGATGCCCTGGATGGCCGAGCTGGAGGAGAGCAAAAAGGCAGCTCAGCCAGAGTCCCCCGGAAAAACCCCGTCCACTGGCACCCCCGCCGACACGCAGCCCAACACACCTGCCCCAG tcgACGACTCTTCGTCAAAGAATGACGAGGcagagaaggaggtgaagaaggagaaggaggccGAGGCGGAGAAGAACGGCAAAGAGCCGGCAAAGGCCAGCGACGAG GTGATCGCCATCCCGGACGACGACGAGAAGAGTCCGGCGGCGGAGCAGGAGAGCAAGAAGAACGGCGAGGAGCCGATGGAGACGGACAAGCCGAGCAACGGCGAGGCGGAGGGCGTGAAAGAGAAGGAGgcggagaaagagaaggagggagagagcgagaagaAGAGtccagagggaggagaggagaccaAGTCGCCTTCAGAGGCCAAGACAGAGGCTTCAGAGGTCAAACCTGAGGACCCCGAGGTCAAAG cagaagaaaagacagaaaagatggaCACCACTCCTcctgcagatgaaaagaaag CTCCTGCTGCAGATCTGAAGGAGGATAAGGAGGCGGCGAAGCCGGAGGAGGCGACCAAACTGCAGAACGGAGACAGCAACAAGGAGAGCGGAGCCTCAGCCGCCACCGCTGCCCCCGCCGCCGCCACCGGAGCAGCCAgcgaggagaagaagaaggccaAGACCAGATTCATGTTCAACATCGCTGATGGAGGATTCACAg AGCTTCACTCTCTGTGGCAGAACGAGGAGCGCGCCGCCACCGTTACGAAGAAAACCAACGAGATCTGGCACCGGCGTCATGACTactggctgctggctggcaTCATCCA ACACGGCTACGCCCGCTGGCAGGACATCCAGAACGACGTGAAGTTCGCCATCCTCAATGAGCCTTTTAAGGGAGAGATGAACCGAGGCAACTTCCTGGAGATCAAGAACAAGTTTCTCGCCAGGAGGTTCAAG CTGTTGGAGCAGGCGCTGGTGATCGAGGAGCAGCTGCGTCGCGCCGCCTACCTCAACATGTCAGAGgacccctcccacccctccATGGCACTCAACACCCGCTTCAGCGAGGTGGAGTGTCTGGCCGAGTCCCACCAGCACCTCAGCAAGGAGTCCATGTCCGGGAACAAACCGGCCAACGCCGTCCTGCACAAAG tgctgaagcagctggaggagctgctgagtgACATGAAGGCGGATGTCACCCGCCTCCCGGCAACTATCGCCCGGATACCACCGGTTGCCGTGCGACTGCAGATGTCAGAGAGGAACATCTTGAGCCGGCTGGCGAGCCGAggaccagagacacagacacaggcacagacacaaCAG ATGTCGCAGCAGTAG